The following are encoded together in the Thermococcus sibiricus MM 739 genome:
- a CDS encoding aminotransferase-like domain-containing protein, producing the protein MDYAKYLAGRANWIKGSALAEVMKKASELQKKGMKLVSLAAGDPDPDLIPRKVLGEIAREVLQNQPKSVMYTPANGIPELREEISVFLKKYDNLEVSPENIVLTIGGTGALDLLGRVLIDPGDVIITENPSYINTLLAFEQLGAKIEGVIVDNEGMRVDLLEEKIKELKAKGQKIKFIYTIPTGQNPMGVTMSMDRRKALLELASKYDLLIIEDTAYNAMRYEGGDIVPLKALDNEGRVIVAGTFSKVLGTGFRVGWIIAEGDILKKVLMQKQPIDFCAPALSQYIALEYLRRGYFEKYHLNSALLGYKEKRDLMLKALEENLPDAKFTKPIAGMFVMLFLPEEADGIAFASELMEKEGVVVVPGKPFYTDESGKNAIRLNFSRPSKEDIPVGIEKLAKLYKEKFGE; encoded by the coding sequence ATGGATTATGCAAAATATTTGGCCGGAAGGGCCAATTGGATTAAAGGTTCTGCTTTAGCAGAAGTAATGAAGAAGGCTTCTGAGCTCCAAAAGAAAGGGATGAAATTAGTTTCCTTGGCGGCGGGTGATCCGGATCCAGATTTAATTCCAAGAAAAGTCCTTGGAGAAATAGCAAGAGAAGTTCTCCAAAACCAACCAAAATCCGTCATGTATACTCCTGCAAATGGAATTCCTGAACTTAGAGAAGAAATATCAGTATTTTTAAAGAAATATGATAATCTAGAAGTCTCTCCAGAGAATATTGTTCTGACTATAGGTGGAACTGGAGCTTTGGATCTACTTGGAAGAGTCCTAATTGACCCTGGTGATGTTATTATTACAGAGAACCCCTCATATATAAACACATTATTGGCTTTTGAGCAGCTTGGGGCAAAAATTGAAGGAGTTATAGTGGATAATGAAGGAATGAGAGTTGATCTTCTCGAAGAAAAAATAAAGGAACTTAAAGCCAAAGGGCAGAAAATTAAGTTCATTTACACAATTCCAACCGGTCAGAATCCAATGGGCGTTACAATGAGCATGGATAGAAGAAAGGCCCTTCTTGAGCTGGCCTCCAAGTATGACCTTTTGATAATTGAGGATACTGCTTACAACGCTATGCGCTACGAGGGGGGAGATATAGTACCCCTAAAGGCTCTTGATAATGAAGGAAGGGTAATTGTTGCAGGAACATTTAGCAAAGTCCTTGGAACAGGGTTTAGAGTTGGATGGATAATCGCTGAAGGAGATATACTCAAGAAGGTGCTCATGCAAAAGCAACCAATTGACTTCTGTGCCCCGGCACTATCTCAGTACATAGCCTTGGAATACTTGAGAAGAGGGTACTTTGAAAAGTATCACCTTAACAGTGCTCTCTTGGGTTACAAAGAGAAAAGAGATCTTATGTTAAAAGCCCTTGAGGAGAATTTACCAGATGCTAAGTTTACAAAGCCTATAGCAGGAATGTTCGTTATGCTCTTCTTGCCTGAAGAAGCAGATGGAATAGCATTTGCAAGTGAGCTAATGGAGAAAGAGGGGGTTGTGGTTGTTCCGGGTAAACCATTCTATACGGATGAGTCCGGAAAGAATGCTATAAGACTGAACTTCTCAAGGCCAAGCAAAGAAGACATTCCAGTAGGAATTGAAAAACTGGCCAAGCTTTACAAAGAGAAGTTTGGTGAATAA
- the gyaR gene encoding glyoxylate reductase produces the protein MRPKVFITREIPENGIKMIKKFYEIEVWKDQKAPPRDVLLEKIRDFDALVTLLTEKVDKELLDSAPNLKIIAQYAVGYDNIDVEEATKRGVYVTNTPGVLTDATADLAFTLLLATARRLIEADQFVRSGEWKKSGVGWHPLMFLGYGLKGKTLGIIGLGRIGQAVAKRAKGFGMKVLYYSRTRKTEAEKEIGADYVDFETLLKKSDFISIHVPLTKKTYHMIGEKELQLMKPNAILVNTARGAIVDTKALVKALKEGWIAGAGLDVFEEEPYYDRELFSLKNVVLAPHIGSATHEAREGMARLVAENLIAFARGEIPPNLINMEVTKIRKPGFE, from the coding sequence ATGAGACCCAAAGTTTTCATAACACGGGAAATTCCAGAAAACGGAATCAAAATGATCAAGAAATTCTACGAGATAGAGGTATGGAAAGATCAAAAAGCACCCCCACGAGACGTACTTTTAGAAAAAATTAGAGACTTCGATGCCCTAGTAACCCTCTTAACAGAGAAAGTTGACAAAGAGCTTTTGGATAGCGCTCCCAATCTAAAGATAATCGCCCAATATGCTGTGGGATATGATAACATTGATGTGGAAGAAGCTACAAAAAGAGGAGTATACGTTACAAACACACCTGGAGTTCTTACCGATGCTACTGCAGACTTAGCATTTACTCTTCTGTTGGCCACCGCTAGAAGACTAATAGAAGCGGATCAATTTGTAAGGAGTGGAGAATGGAAGAAAAGCGGTGTTGGATGGCATCCATTGATGTTTTTGGGATATGGGTTAAAAGGAAAGACACTTGGAATAATAGGTCTTGGAAGAATAGGACAAGCAGTTGCAAAAAGGGCCAAAGGATTTGGGATGAAGGTTCTTTATTATTCAAGAACTCGTAAAACTGAAGCAGAAAAAGAAATTGGTGCAGATTATGTGGACTTTGAGACTCTCCTCAAAAAAAGCGATTTTATAAGTATTCACGTTCCTCTCACAAAGAAAACCTATCACATGATAGGGGAAAAAGAACTCCAGCTTATGAAGCCCAATGCAATACTTGTCAATACGGCAAGAGGAGCGATAGTTGATACCAAAGCTTTAGTCAAAGCATTAAAAGAAGGCTGGATTGCTGGAGCAGGCCTGGATGTATTTGAAGAAGAACCGTATTATGATAGAGAACTTTTCAGCTTAAAAAACGTAGTTTTAGCTCCCCATATAGGGAGTGCAACCCACGAAGCTCGAGAAGGAATGGCCAGACTGGTTGCAGAGAATCTGATTGCATTTGCTAGGGGAGAAATCCCACCAAATCTCATCAATATGGAAGTTACAAAGATCAGAAAGCCAGGGTTTGAATGA
- a CDS encoding DUF72 domain-containing protein, whose amino-acid sequence MIIVGTCGFCEAKKKYFRDFNTVEVQQTFYKLIQDKTLQKWEQEAPKDFIFSIKAFQGVTHPPTSPTWRRSNVKPTPGVGLLRPTPDVFRYWELTLREAEILGAKFVLIQLPKSFKETEESFNNAEKFFSKIEKRDFTIVVELRGWSEKGIKEFVREFNLIDVTDPLVREPLHVGKINYYRLHGAYQKGRIIYKHKYTQEELQGIAKKVKEWNKKESYVYFNNAYMCEDARSFIQTLAF is encoded by the coding sequence ATGATAATTGTGGGTACATGTGGATTTTGTGAAGCAAAAAAGAAGTATTTCCGAGATTTTAACACTGTAGAGGTTCAACAAACTTTTTACAAGCTTATCCAAGATAAGACTCTTCAGAAATGGGAACAAGAGGCTCCAAAAGATTTTATATTCTCTATAAAGGCTTTTCAAGGCGTGACCCATCCCCCCACTAGTCCTACTTGGAGACGAAGCAATGTAAAACCCACTCCAGGAGTGGGCCTCTTAAGACCAACCCCAGACGTTTTTAGGTATTGGGAGTTAACTCTTAGAGAAGCAGAGATCTTAGGGGCGAAATTTGTTCTTATTCAGCTTCCCAAAAGTTTTAAGGAAACCGAGGAAAGCTTCAATAATGCAGAAAAGTTCTTCTCTAAAATTGAAAAAAGAGACTTCACGATTGTGGTGGAGCTAAGAGGATGGAGTGAAAAAGGGATAAAAGAATTTGTTAGAGAGTTTAATCTCATTGACGTTACAGACCCTTTGGTAAGAGAGCCCCTTCACGTTGGGAAGATCAATTATTATCGTCTTCATGGTGCTTATCAAAAGGGAAGGATAATTTACAAGCATAAATACACCCAAGAGGAATTGCAAGGAATAGCAAAGAAAGTAAAAGAGTGGAATAAAAAAGAAAGCTATGTTTACTTTAATAATGCCTATATGTGTGAGGATGCAAGGAGCTTCATTCAAACCCTGGCTTTCTGA
- a CDS encoding 4Fe-4S dicluster domain-containing protein, with protein MPTKAVFLMIKQALQKPFTNPFPVKHAPVNVTALIEKVQKGEVQIHPPVPIPEDFRGKIHYDPERCIGCRLCITVCPANAMEWIPELRKIRHYVSRCMFCALCVDVCPGKKFPGEEKSVKALSISEDFLLADYDKYSDNLIEEPPEAKEKGL; from the coding sequence ATGCCAACAAAAGCAGTGTTTCTTATGATAAAACAGGCACTTCAAAAGCCTTTCACCAATCCTTTCCCTGTAAAACATGCCCCTGTAAATGTTACTGCACTTATTGAGAAGGTGCAGAAGGGAGAAGTGCAGATTCATCCCCCAGTTCCAATTCCCGAGGATTTTAGAGGGAAGATTCATTATGATCCTGAGAGATGCATCGGATGCAGGCTCTGTATCACTGTTTGCCCAGCAAATGCTATGGAGTGGATACCTGAACTCAGGAAAATAAGACATTATGTTTCAAGATGTATGTTCTGTGCTTTATGTGTGGATGTTTGCCCTGGTAAGAAGTTTCCGGGAGAGGAAAAGTCAGTAAAGGCTCTTTCGATAAGTGAGGACTTCCTACTAGCAGACTATGACAAATATAGTGACAATTTAATAGAAGAACCACCTGAAGCTAAGGAGAAAGGTCTTTAA
- a CDS encoding respiratory chain complex I subunit 1 family protein — protein sequence MTPETIFYAVGMPIIGVFLGLVYKGIDRRVSARMTSRIGPPIRQPFWDVGKLLLKETIVPANAVKWIFNAMPILALASSMTLLLYIPFGIIKAPLEGYGDLVVILYLLTLQALAMAIGGFASGSPFSSVGAQREMVLMMSYEMPFAIVITGFALIYKSFSLSTIASTPVWTIVGPLGGIGIFLLLIAFLLVTPAELAKLPFDIAEAETEIAEGMLAEYSGRNLALFYLSDAVRGFAMMAIEVVLFIPFTLSYLFGLNLSGATLYIVEALWFLFKVLVFYVSAVTLVRTSFARFRIEQASRLFWVYVNIIGLLGLLLIWLEVM from the coding sequence ATGACCCCTGAAACTATCTTTTATGCGGTAGGAATGCCTATCATTGGAGTATTTCTTGGACTAGTTTACAAAGGTATCGATAGGAGAGTTTCTGCCAGAATGACATCTAGAATAGGGCCACCAATAAGACAGCCTTTCTGGGATGTTGGGAAGCTACTCCTTAAAGAGACCATAGTTCCAGCGAATGCTGTAAAGTGGATTTTCAATGCAATGCCGATATTAGCATTAGCGTCTTCAATGACACTCCTCCTTTATATTCCATTTGGTATCATTAAGGCACCCTTGGAAGGTTATGGGGATTTAGTGGTAATACTCTACCTCTTAACACTTCAGGCCCTTGCAATGGCAATTGGAGGATTTGCCTCAGGAAGTCCATTCTCCTCAGTTGGAGCACAGAGAGAAATGGTCTTAATGATGAGTTATGAGATGCCTTTTGCAATAGTAATAACAGGATTTGCACTAATATACAAGAGCTTTTCATTGAGCACTATAGCTTCAACACCTGTATGGACTATTGTAGGTCCATTAGGGGGCATAGGGATCTTTTTGCTTTTAATAGCATTTCTCTTAGTAACGCCAGCAGAACTTGCAAAACTTCCCTTTGATATAGCAGAAGCAGAAACAGAAATAGCTGAGGGTATGCTTGCAGAATACAGTGGAAGGAACTTGGCTTTGTTCTACCTTTCAGATGCAGTAAGAGGCTTTGCAATGATGGCCATAGAAGTAGTACTATTCATACCGTTCACATTAAGTTACTTGTTTGGTCTAAATCTCTCGGGAGCAACGCTTTACATAGTTGAAGCACTTTGGTTCCTCTTCAAAGTACTAGTATTCTACGTATCTGCAGTGACATTAGTTAGAACGTCTTTTGCGAGATTCAGAATTGAACAAGCTTCAAGGTTGTTCTGGGTTTACGTGAACATAATAGGCTTGCTTGGGTTGCTCTTAATATGGTTGGAGGTGATGTGA
- a CDS encoding hydrogenase large subunit: protein MAKTTYYVPIGPIHPALKEPIRVEAEVEGEKIVKVDVKRGFAHRGIEYMGMKRNAIQTLYLSERICGICSISHPYAFVIGSEKALGIEAPPRAQYIRTIIAELERIHSHILWLGVIAHEIGFDSLLFWTWKGREKVLDILEAITGNRINYSMYMIGGVRRDLKESHIRVLKDMITYYWEFTEHMKEVFLSDPVYKARTRGVAQVSKDVALKLNLVGPTARAAGLRMDIRQDIPYDAYADIDVKAVVPQDIVGEARGDAYDVTMVRIYEIEQSLDIIEYCIDNLPEGKILAIPNYIALLNKIKKTEGEGIGAHEAPRGEVVHYFRYDGTRDGPAVWKVIAPSYNNINSWGYCLLGAEVADIPVVVAYIDPCMCCNDRVAVVKDSTGKILDYSILHRKAVEKTRALEKELGVMK, encoded by the coding sequence ATGGCTAAAACAACTTACTATGTCCCTATTGGTCCAATTCATCCTGCATTAAAGGAGCCAATAAGAGTGGAGGCTGAGGTTGAGGGAGAAAAGATAGTGAAGGTTGACGTCAAGAGAGGGTTTGCCCACAGAGGAATTGAGTACATGGGAATGAAAAGGAATGCGATACAAACTCTATATCTCTCTGAAAGAATATGTGGGATATGTTCAATATCGCACCCTTATGCATTCGTTATTGGTAGCGAAAAGGCTTTGGGTATTGAAGCGCCTCCAAGAGCCCAGTACATAAGAACAATAATAGCTGAGCTCGAGAGAATCCACTCTCACATCCTCTGGCTTGGAGTCATAGCTCACGAAATAGGTTTTGACTCTCTACTCTTCTGGACGTGGAAAGGAAGAGAAAAAGTGTTAGATATCTTAGAAGCTATTACAGGGAACAGAATAAATTACTCCATGTACATGATAGGTGGAGTCAGGAGAGACTTAAAGGAGAGTCACATTAGGGTCCTCAAGGATATGATAACATATTATTGGGAGTTCACTGAGCATATGAAAGAAGTTTTCCTATCTGATCCAGTTTATAAAGCGAGAACTAGAGGAGTGGCACAAGTTTCAAAGGATGTAGCTCTTAAATTGAATCTCGTGGGCCCAACAGCGAGGGCTGCTGGGTTGAGGATGGATATCAGACAAGATATTCCCTACGACGCTTATGCAGATATAGATGTGAAGGCAGTGGTGCCGCAGGACATTGTGGGTGAAGCTAGAGGAGATGCTTATGACGTTACTATGGTTAGAATTTATGAAATAGAGCAGAGTCTTGATATAATAGAGTACTGTATTGACAACCTCCCTGAAGGAAAGATACTGGCCATTCCTAACTATATTGCCCTTTTGAACAAAATCAAGAAAACAGAAGGAGAGGGAATAGGTGCTCATGAAGCTCCAAGAGGCGAGGTTGTACACTACTTTAGATATGATGGAACAAGGGATGGTCCTGCAGTGTGGAAGGTGATAGCCCCAAGTTACAACAATATCAACAGCTGGGGGTATTGCCTCCTAGGTGCTGAAGTAGCAGATATCCCAGTTGTGGTAGCATACATTGATCCATGTATGTGCTGTAATGATAGAGTAGCGGTTGTAAAAGATTCAACAGGTAAAATACTGGATTATTCCATCCTTCACAGGAAAGCTGTTGAAAAAACAAGAGCACTAGAAAAAGAGCTGGGGGTGATGAAATGA
- a CDS encoding NADH-quinone oxidoreductase subunit C, protein MTLTAENVFDKLKEELGDAILNYEFKEYKMGVKKPRTYKEIWMEIDKNAFRRAIEAIFKIEYPHLHFITGEDIGESIRMIYSFGLFHEHPWGEVSIVIKFDLPKNKLVLPTITDLMMGAETNEREIREMLGVEFDGLKNKRHLFLPDDWPEGKYPWRRDEYGVDDMIKHTHKSVKDIREERGEQNG, encoded by the coding sequence ATGACATTAACTGCTGAGAATGTCTTTGATAAACTAAAAGAGGAACTTGGAGATGCTATATTAAACTATGAATTCAAAGAATATAAAATGGGAGTCAAAAAGCCCAGAACCTACAAAGAGATTTGGATGGAAATAGATAAGAATGCCTTCAGGAGGGCAATTGAAGCAATATTCAAGATAGAGTATCCTCACTTACACTTCATAACTGGTGAGGACATTGGAGAATCCATACGAATGATTTATTCATTTGGACTTTTCCATGAGCACCCTTGGGGTGAGGTGAGCATAGTTATAAAATTTGACCTTCCAAAGAACAAGCTTGTCCTACCTACAATAACGGATCTTATGATGGGAGCTGAAACTAACGAGAGAGAAATCAGGGAAATGCTAGGAGTTGAATTTGATGGCCTTAAGAACAAAAGACATCTTTTCTTGCCGGACGACTGGCCGGAAGGAAAGTATCCTTGGAGAAGAGATGAATATGGTGTTGATGACATGATTAAACACACTCACAAAAGCGTTAAAGATATAAGAGAAGAGCGGGGTGAGCAGAATGGCTAA
- a CDS encoding NADH-quinone oxidoreductase subunit B family protein: protein MGKLTSFKRSLWVFHASGGSCNACDIEIIAALTPRYDAERFGIKLVGSPRHADVLLVTGAIPKDFADKLRRIYEQMPDPKAVIVIGNCGTSGGVFYDSYNIAGPIDEIIPVDVYVPGCPPRPEAIVDAVVKAWLKLEKLEKQLEGKEE from the coding sequence GTGGGAAAATTAACTTCATTTAAGCGCTCTCTTTGGGTTTTTCATGCTTCAGGGGGATCATGCAATGCATGTGACATTGAGATAATTGCAGCATTGACTCCTAGGTATGATGCAGAAAGGTTTGGAATAAAACTTGTTGGGAGCCCAAGGCACGCTGATGTGCTTTTGGTAACAGGAGCGATCCCTAAAGACTTTGCTGACAAGTTAAGACGGATTTATGAGCAAATGCCAGATCCAAAAGCAGTGATAGTGATAGGGAACTGTGGGACCAGTGGAGGAGTTTTCTATGACTCATACAATATAGCTGGTCCAATAGATGAAATAATCCCAGTAGATGTCTATGTTCCGGGGTGTCCTCCTAGACCAGAGGCCATAGTGGATGCAGTTGTGAAAGCGTGGCTTAAACTTGAAAAACTTGAAAAACAATTGGAGGGGAAGGAAGAATGA
- a CDS encoding proton-conducting transporter transmembrane domain-containing protein, producing MIEHLPALMVALPLFGAFIAPLFKKHHEGVSIWAIFVTGISVVLSLLLTKEVVTNGIIMYVFGADKPTLVLPSGYAVPIRIMFEVDAMGAFMAISATLMSFIGAIYSYSHVKKDTGLEKYYALLMLLEAGILGMVLTGDLFNLFVFLEIAGIAGSALVGFRNYRGEASEAGIKYLIVSAVASLMVLFAVSILYGQYGNLNLAYIAKNVSFNMVDMIALGLLFTSFAMKCGAVPMHYWVPDAYTEVPAGINPPLLVATYASLYALFRVSFTLFANVVIDLARVGWIMSILGVLTMFIGVTMALIQKDVKRLMSHHAISQTGYMLLGVGVGLTVLHDPSKLAEFGRDAMAGGVFHIINNIIYKSLLLMTAGALFYVTGTRNLNEMGGLARKMPITTISFMVGAAAISGLPPFNGFASKFLIYETSYRLNPLLTVFAMVTSVLTLASFVKVFASAFLGPPLEKFENKREVPKPMIVAMLILAALCILFGLFPNVVLDKLVYPAVDALINFAQYHSWGGLA from the coding sequence ATGATTGAACACTTGCCCGCTTTGATGGTAGCGCTTCCGCTTTTTGGAGCATTTATAGCACCACTTTTCAAAAAGCACCATGAAGGAGTCTCAATCTGGGCTATCTTTGTAACTGGTATAAGTGTGGTACTCTCCCTCCTGCTGACGAAGGAGGTAGTTACTAACGGAATAATAATGTACGTCTTTGGTGCAGACAAACCAACATTAGTGTTGCCTTCCGGTTATGCTGTTCCTATAAGAATTATGTTTGAAGTAGATGCAATGGGAGCATTTATGGCAATTTCTGCTACTTTAATGAGTTTCATCGGAGCTATCTATTCCTATAGTCATGTTAAAAAAGATACAGGTTTGGAAAAGTACTATGCACTGTTAATGCTCTTAGAAGCTGGAATTTTGGGCATGGTACTTACTGGAGACCTGTTTAACCTCTTTGTATTCCTTGAAATAGCGGGAATAGCAGGTTCGGCCTTAGTAGGGTTTAGGAACTACCGTGGGGAAGCAAGTGAGGCTGGAATAAAATATCTTATCGTTAGTGCTGTAGCTTCTCTTATGGTTCTATTTGCAGTTTCTATACTTTATGGTCAGTATGGAAACTTGAATTTGGCTTACATAGCAAAAAATGTATCCTTTAATATGGTAGACATGATAGCTCTTGGGTTGTTATTTACGTCATTTGCAATGAAATGCGGTGCTGTGCCAATGCATTACTGGGTACCGGATGCCTATACGGAAGTCCCAGCCGGAATAAACCCACCTTTGCTTGTAGCGACATATGCTAGCCTTTATGCACTATTCAGAGTAAGCTTCACCCTATTCGCAAATGTTGTAATAGACCTAGCTAGAGTAGGGTGGATAATGTCAATTCTCGGAGTGCTTACAATGTTCATTGGAGTTACAATGGCCCTTATACAAAAAGATGTCAAGAGGTTAATGAGCCATCATGCTATTTCTCAGACAGGGTACATGTTATTGGGTGTGGGCGTTGGATTGACAGTGTTGCACGATCCCAGTAAACTGGCAGAATTTGGAAGGGATGCAATGGCAGGAGGAGTTTTTCACATAATAAACAATATTATCTATAAGAGTTTGCTTCTAATGACAGCTGGAGCGTTATTCTATGTAACTGGAACCAGAAACCTTAATGAAATGGGAGGACTAGCGAGAAAAATGCCTATAACCACCATAAGTTTCATGGTCGGAGCGGCAGCAATATCTGGCCTGCCTCCATTCAACGGTTTTGCAAGCAAATTTTTGATATATGAAACTTCATACAGGCTAAATCCCCTCCTTACGGTATTCGCCATGGTTACTAGTGTCCTAACACTTGCATCATTCGTCAAGGTCTTTGCATCGGCGTTTTTAGGCCCGCCATTAGAAAAGTTTGAGAATAAGAGAGAGGTGCCTAAGCCAATGATAGTGGCAATGCTTATCCTAGCAGCTCTTTGTATACTATTCGGTCTCTTCCCGAACGTAGTACTGGATAAACTTGTCTATCCAGCGGTTGATGCCTTAATCAACTTTGCTCAATATCACAGCTGGGGTGGTCTGGCATGA
- a CDS encoding sodium:proton antiporter — MNGSLFVNFPFIVVALLLALGFYTIGFKRNLIKVVIGVEILEGAVNMFIVALGYVKGGYTPIYTQAPQEAVGKMVLPTPQALTLTSIVIGVAVTALMLAFAVNIYRHYGTLDVTRVRRLRG, encoded by the coding sequence ATGAATGGTAGTCTCTTTGTAAACTTTCCTTTCATAGTAGTTGCACTCTTGCTTGCACTAGGATTTTATACAATTGGCTTTAAGCGAAATCTCATAAAAGTGGTCATTGGAGTGGAGATCTTAGAAGGAGCAGTGAACATGTTTATTGTGGCTTTAGGATATGTAAAGGGAGGTTATACACCAATATATACCCAAGCCCCACAAGAAGCAGTGGGAAAAATGGTTCTGCCGACACCTCAAGCATTAACTCTAACGAGCATTGTTATTGGTGTTGCTGTAACTGCTTTGATGTTAGCTTTTGCAGTTAACATTTACAGACACTATGGAACCTTAGATGTTACAAGAGTAAGGAGGTTGAGAGGATGA
- a CDS encoding MnhB domain-containing protein, with protein MTTTIIKTTTRLLAPLILVFGSYIILHGHLTPGGGFQGGAVFASGLILLIVANTRDKVQELFEKTPLTQLESLGALGFLGIGLLGLMGYTFLKNAIANSGFLFGGTTPQGINPGYLNTGGTLSYLNIFVGTKVLAGLTSIILIFFLILRRERDEW; from the coding sequence ATGACAACTACAATTATAAAAACAACTACTAGGCTTTTAGCCCCATTAATCCTTGTGTTTGGATCATATATTATCCTACACGGACATTTAACTCCAGGTGGTGGTTTCCAGGGAGGAGCTGTCTTTGCAAGTGGTTTAATATTACTGATAGTGGCCAATACTAGGGATAAAGTTCAAGAATTATTTGAAAAAACTCCATTAACCCAGCTGGAGAGTCTTGGTGCTCTTGGGTTTTTGGGTATTGGTCTCTTGGGCCTAATGGGTTACACTTTCCTAAAGAATGCAATAGCGAACAGTGGATTCCTCTTTGGAGGTACAACACCTCAAGGAATAAACCCGGGATATTTGAATACAGGTGGAACATTGTCATATCTCAACATCTTTGTTGGAACAAAAGTCTTGGCAGGCCTTACTAGCATCATACTAATCTTCTTCTTAATCCTAAGGAGGGAGAGAGATGAATGGTAG
- the mbhE gene encoding hydrogen gas-evolving membrane-bound hydrogenase subunit E: MRKELGLFAFLAFVLFLFAAAISLRPFGEPPHAEMDSYFIEHAQEEASANNVVTSVVFDYRGFDTLGEATVLFTAVSGVLMALRHYGGKEK, translated from the coding sequence ATGAGAAAAGAATTAGGCCTTTTTGCGTTTTTAGCGTTTGTGCTATTCTTGTTTGCAGCTGCTATCAGTTTAAGGCCTTTTGGAGAACCCCCACATGCAGAGATGGACTCTTACTTCATAGAACATGCTCAGGAGGAAGCTTCAGCTAACAACGTTGTTACGAGTGTCGTGTTTGATTACAGAGGTTTTGATACTCTGGGAGAAGCCACAGTTCTGTTTACTGCAGTTTCTGGAGTTCTAATGGCACTAAGACATTATGGGGGGAAGGAAAAATGA
- a CDS encoding hydrogenase subunit MbhD domain-containing protein → MINETFFWAIQVLIAIALLGSSIAAIRFKNLISAVIAMAVFSLALSVEFYILQAPDVAIAEAGVGAGLTTAMYLLAIRNTTDEEVVE, encoded by the coding sequence ATGATCAATGAAACATTTTTCTGGGCTATTCAAGTACTAATTGCTATAGCTTTACTTGGAAGTTCAATAGCAGCCATTAGATTCAAGAACTTAATCTCAGCAGTGATTGCAATGGCTGTTTTTAGCTTAGCACTCTCTGTGGAGTTCTATATTCTACAGGCACCAGATGTAGCAATAGCAGAGGCCGGTGTAGGGGCTGGACTAACAACAGCAATGTACCTGTTGGCTATAAGAAATACCACCGACGAGGAGGTGGTAGAATGA
- the mnhG gene encoding monovalent cation/H(+) antiporter subunit G, with the protein MIEWLLLVLLAIGVSFNLLASIGILRFPDVYTRIHASTKCTTFGTIFIVLAAVIYSAYNWRLTHDVAWITMGIHSALVVIFLVLTNPVGAHALGRAARKSGIRPYGAVIDELEGRL; encoded by the coding sequence ATGATTGAGTGGCTATTGTTAGTCTTACTCGCAATTGGAGTTTCATTTAATCTTCTAGCAAGCATTGGCATTCTGAGATTTCCTGATGTTTATACAAGGATTCATGCCTCTACAAAGTGCACAACATTTGGAACCATATTCATAGTTCTTGCTGCAGTTATTTATTCAGCATACAATTGGAGACTCACTCATGACGTTGCATGGATTACAATGGGCATACATTCCGCACTAGTAGTAATATTCCTGGTATTAACAAATCCGGTAGGGGCTCATGCATTGGGTAGAGCTGCCAGAAAATCAGGTATACGGCCATATGGTGCGGTAATAGATGAATTGGAGGGAAGACTATGA
- a CDS encoding monovalent cation/H+ antiporter complex subunit F, whose product MTPESIFMAAMVLLFISATLTMIRMLIGPTIPDRAVALDALTTTTAGAMVLYGIITKQAVMIDVALVYAVLSYIATLYIARYLVKKRVGLA is encoded by the coding sequence ATGACACCTGAAAGTATATTTATGGCTGCGATGGTACTTCTCTTCATTTCAGCCACGCTAACCATGATAAGAATGCTGATTGGACCAACAATCCCTGATAGAGCAGTGGCATTGGATGCTCTAACAACAACAACTGCTGGAGCCATGGTTCTTTATGGAATTATCACAAAACAGGCAGTCATGATTGATGTTGCTCTAGTTTACGCAGTTCTTAGTTATATTGCAACCCTTTACATAGCCAGATATCTAGTAAAGAAGAGGGTGGGATTGGCATGA